In uncultured Trichococcus sp., a single genomic region encodes these proteins:
- a CDS encoding PTS transporter subunit IIC gives MEFLINAIEWFIGLGSVVFLPVIIFLVGLLFGLKPGKAVMSGITVGIGSIGLGLVLDLLSSGLGNAIQEMGVKYGSSLNVLDIGVGVGGPLAFSTSLGILMIPISLILNFIFVVLGWTKTLNVDIWNFWFPIFLGMLVQSVTGNFWFGILGATTAVILQWLLADLAQKHVSEFFGYPGIAITHLMALSGVLFAKPVNYIFDRIPGFNKIDADAESLTTKFGVLGDTIVIGFLIGIGVGVLAGYDAAGIGTLGMTTAAVMKIMPKMVAMFMEGLLPIAEAAKEFTNKKLNGRTVNIGMDAALTVGHPTVMATALLLVPISLLLAVILPGNNVLPFGDLAFFSFAICLMIPYFNGNIIRSLVGCSLYLVMTFYLSTWLAPVVTNVFSLANFDVGTSGTVTMLLSGLWPAGLLVLLAQTIGITGIIAFGILITMGLIFINKTKKQNIQSESKERGTLL, from the coding sequence ATGGAATTTTTGATTAATGCAATTGAATGGTTTATTGGATTGGGATCAGTCGTATTTTTACCAGTTATTATATTTCTTGTCGGATTGCTATTTGGACTGAAGCCTGGAAAAGCGGTAATGTCCGGAATCACTGTGGGTATTGGGTCAATTGGTTTAGGGTTGGTCTTAGACTTATTATCATCAGGATTAGGGAATGCCATTCAAGAAATGGGAGTAAAATATGGGAGTTCTTTAAATGTTTTAGATATTGGGGTAGGTGTCGGAGGGCCTTTGGCTTTCTCTACATCGCTTGGAATTTTGATGATACCTATTTCCTTAATCTTGAACTTCATCTTTGTTGTTTTGGGATGGACAAAAACTTTAAACGTAGATATTTGGAATTTTTGGTTCCCAATATTTTTAGGTATGTTGGTTCAGTCCGTAACAGGAAACTTCTGGTTTGGAATTCTCGGAGCAACAACAGCTGTTATACTTCAATGGTTACTAGCCGATTTAGCGCAAAAACATGTGAGTGAATTCTTTGGTTATCCTGGTATTGCTATTACCCATTTGATGGCTCTATCTGGTGTTTTGTTTGCAAAACCCGTAAATTATATATTTGATAGAATTCCAGGATTTAACAAAATTGATGCTGATGCGGAAAGTCTCACCACTAAATTTGGTGTACTTGGAGATACCATAGTGATTGGATTTTTAATCGGTATTGGTGTAGGAGTATTGGCTGGATACGATGCTGCTGGTATCGGAACATTGGGTATGACAACAGCCGCTGTTATGAAAATCATGCCTAAGATGGTAGCGATGTTTATGGAAGGACTTCTTCCAATTGCTGAGGCTGCAAAAGAATTTACAAATAAGAAATTGAATGGACGGACCGTGAACATCGGAATGGACGCTGCTTTAACAGTTGGTCACCCAACGGTTATGGCAACAGCACTATTGTTGGTTCCAATTTCATTATTATTAGCTGTTATTCTACCTGGAAATAATGTATTACCTTTTGGGGATTTAGCATTTTTCTCCTTTGCTATCTGTCTTATGATACCGTATTTCAATGGTAATATTATTCGATCATTAGTTGGGTGTTCGCTGTATTTAGTAATGACTTTCTATCTCTCAACCTGGTTAGCGCCGGTTGTAACAAATGTGTTTAGTTTAGCCAATTTTGATGTCGGAACTTCTGGAACAGTAACTATGTTACTGAGTGGGTTATGGCCAGCTGGGCTACTAGTTCTTTTGGCTCAAACCATCGGTATTACAGGAATCATTGCTTTTGGGATACTCATAACTATGGGTTTAATCTTTATAAATAAAACAAAAAAACAGAATATACAAAGTGAAAGTAAAGAAAGAGGGACATTATTATGA
- a CDS encoding PTS sugar transporter subunit IIA, producing the protein MFFNKELCLFHIKPTNQNQLFEEMFQKLLNAECVKDSYIDGITKRESEYPTGLEVNGIGFAIPHTDSEHVIQSQVCFASLEEPIIFSDMTDKDRFIQVQLVFMLAMSSPHEQVDILQNLVELFQNQEKINQLLKCKKTDEFVHLINSAGVY; encoded by the coding sequence ATGTTTTTTAATAAGGAATTGTGTTTATTCCATATAAAGCCAACCAATCAAAATCAATTGTTTGAAGAAATGTTCCAAAAACTTTTGAATGCTGAGTGTGTTAAGGATAGCTATATTGATGGAATAACGAAGCGAGAAAGTGAATATCCTACGGGATTAGAAGTAAACGGAATTGGGTTCGCAATACCTCATACAGATTCAGAGCATGTCATTCAATCACAGGTTTGCTTTGCCTCGTTGGAGGAGCCAATTATATTTTCTGATATGACAGATAAGGATCGATTCATTCAAGTGCAGTTAGTATTTATGTTAGCGATGTCAAGCCCCCATGAACAAGTTGACATTTTACAAAATTTGGTTGAACTTTTCCAAAATCAAGAAAAAATAAATCAACTACTAAAATGTAAAAAAACAGATGAGTTTGTACATCTTATCAATAGCGCAGGGGTATATTAG
- a CDS encoding PTS sugar transporter subunit IIB: MKKLLVICGAGHATSTIAVSKIKKWLESENLSREVEIYQSKIADELKRIDDYDAVVSTTIVPDSIKSKVINGVGLLTGIGTENVYSDVKTRLGF; this comes from the coding sequence ATGAAAAAATTATTAGTAATCTGTGGTGCGGGTCATGCGACATCGACTATTGCAGTGTCAAAAATAAAAAAGTGGTTAGAGTCTGAGAATTTAAGTCGCGAAGTTGAAATTTACCAGTCTAAGATTGCTGATGAATTAAAACGAATTGATGACTATGATGCAGTTGTTAGTACTACAATAGTTCCTGACTCTATTAAAAGCAAAGTGATTAATGGTGTGGGGCTATTAACCGGGATAGGGACTGAAAATGTATATAGTGATGTCAAGACGCGATTAGGGTTTTAA
- a CDS encoding PTS sugar transporter subunit IIA: protein MNERQYKLARMLIDHDNFLPTSFYSKKLLVSTKTVYQDLEALKLFMKPYAIQIKRLPSVGIKLIGEEQEKRAFITAIEDCLNMDNYSPNIRRLRIIKDVCLEKETPTLEKLSKRFMVSKTSLYNDIKHINQIISHNEVVLSSNSEGLVVNGSEFLVQKALKQLIFHYSTILSNNSFKENLDNFFEIELIDNVYKLLLEDLYDLTTKVSDYYIRSLITNLLIQFRRLEIGHHLTAEESFLFSSIHYMETYSVANEIIAELEKKMNLHFDDNDKEYLSRQLFAHRITNNLKVDNEKYTDIVYRLIERMSTIEKIDLTQNEHLFNSLLYHIPAMVLRLKKGIRIENPLLESIKSQYSELFSIVWYALVIIEKEYDVILNDDEISLILIHFQIALDSQSKANNILIVCQHGVSSAQFIYSKIRRFIPARDNVEISTLEKLEKADPTDIDLIITSLDINHPMIPYVKVTPLVNSDDYVRMMEAYTKYLIKGEKFGEVNTLQSNVASPTLLKFMDPDLIRLSVKVDSKEECLDLMISELERMGHVNKRFRKSVCDREKLGNTNLESGAALPHADPSTVITSHIFFLSLKNAINWGDRNIKLVIMINLCEKDILEIRDVVEELYHFIENEESVDVMSNITKPEEILKLFSSEGD from the coding sequence ATGAACGAAAGGCAATATAAACTCGCGCGCATGCTGATTGATCATGATAATTTTTTACCTACTTCTTTTTATAGTAAAAAACTTTTAGTATCAACTAAAACGGTATATCAAGATTTAGAAGCACTTAAATTATTTATGAAGCCCTATGCGATTCAAATCAAGCGACTACCATCAGTTGGGATAAAACTAATAGGGGAAGAACAAGAAAAAAGGGCATTTATAACCGCTATAGAAGACTGCCTCAATATGGATAATTATTCTCCGAATATACGAAGATTAAGGATTATAAAAGACGTATGTCTTGAAAAAGAAACTCCAACATTAGAGAAATTATCAAAACGATTTATGGTGAGTAAAACATCGCTTTACAATGATATAAAACATATTAATCAAATCATTAGTCATAATGAAGTCGTGCTCAGCTCAAACTCTGAAGGGCTAGTTGTTAATGGCAGTGAGTTCTTAGTACAAAAGGCATTGAAACAATTGATATTTCATTACTCGACAATACTTTCTAATAATTCTTTCAAAGAAAATCTGGATAATTTTTTTGAAATTGAACTTATTGACAACGTCTATAAGCTTCTATTAGAAGATTTGTATGATTTAACTACGAAAGTATCTGATTATTACATTCGTTCCTTGATTACAAACCTCCTAATCCAGTTCCGTCGGCTCGAGATTGGGCATCACCTTACTGCAGAAGAGAGTTTTCTTTTCAGCAGTATTCACTATATGGAAACATATAGTGTTGCGAACGAAATCATTGCGGAACTAGAGAAAAAAATGAACCTTCATTTTGATGACAATGATAAGGAATATCTGTCTCGACAACTGTTTGCTCATAGAATTACGAATAATTTAAAAGTTGATAACGAAAAATACACTGATATTGTGTATCGTCTAATCGAAAGAATGAGCACTATCGAAAAAATTGACTTAACACAGAATGAACACTTATTTAATTCGTTGCTATACCATATTCCAGCTATGGTCTTGAGATTAAAAAAAGGAATCCGAATAGAAAATCCTTTGTTAGAGAGTATAAAATCCCAATATTCAGAACTGTTCAGTATTGTTTGGTATGCTCTAGTGATAATTGAGAAAGAATATGATGTGATACTAAACGATGATGAGATATCTTTAATTTTGATTCATTTCCAAATAGCTCTGGACAGTCAGTCAAAAGCAAATAACATCTTAATTGTTTGCCAACACGGAGTATCTTCAGCTCAATTTATTTATAGTAAAATCCGACGATTTATACCAGCACGTGATAATGTTGAAATATCAACTTTAGAAAAGTTAGAAAAAGCCGATCCAACTGATATCGATTTAATTATCACTTCTCTTGATATAAATCATCCTATGATTCCATATGTAAAAGTAACCCCACTAGTCAATAGTGATGATTATGTCAGAATGATGGAAGCGTATACTAAGTATCTGATCAAAGGTGAAAAGTTTGGAGAGGTAAATACTCTACAAAGTAATGTCGCCAGTCCAACACTTTTGAAATTTATGGATCCGGATTTAATTAGACTATCGGTGAAAGTGGACAGCAAGGAAGAATGCTTGGATTTAATGATCTCTGAATTGGAGCGCATGGGTCATGTGAACAAGCGCTTCAGAAAATCAGTTTGTGATCGGGAAAAATTGGGGAATACAAATCTGGAAAGCGGTGCGGCCCTTCCTCATGCTGATCCAAGCACTGTCATAACATCACATATATTTTTCTTATCTCTGAAAAACGCAATAAACTGGGGAGATAGGAATATTAAATTAGTCATTATGATTAATTTATGTGAAAAGGACATTTTGGAAATCAGAGACGTTGTTGAAGAGCTTTATCATTTTATTGAGAATGAAGAATCAGTTGATGTAATGTCAAATATTACGAAGCCAGAAGAAATTTTGAAACTATTTAGTTCTGAAGGAGACTAG